One Candidatus Zixiibacteriota bacterium genomic window carries:
- a CDS encoding asparaginase, with the protein GVHIPHYYTANNIIPPPGKKFTQVNHNCSGKHAGMLGLCVYFGWDIKNYRDKNHPVQKMILKAISEICQYPEKKIGIGIDGCGVPVHAMPLYHMALGFSNLVNYSSKDYNTAESNKLIVDSMKKYPEMVSGEGRLDLSLAMASKNNILAKAGGEALSCSGILSKGLGMAVKIADGGQRAIGPAVIETLSQTGLLSRKQIGRMNKFSYPIIKNFRGDEVGFVRAEFRLRKL; encoded by the coding sequence GGGGTGCATATCCCGCATTACTATACTGCCAATAATATTATTCCTCCGCCCGGCAAAAAGTTCACCCAGGTCAATCACAATTGCTCTGGGAAGCATGCCGGGATGTTGGGTCTGTGTGTCTACTTCGGATGGGACATCAAGAATTATCGTGACAAGAACCATCCCGTCCAGAAGATGATTTTAAAAGCGATTTCCGAGATATGCCAGTACCCGGAGAAAAAGATCGGCATTGGAATAGATGGTTGCGGGGTTCCGGTTCATGCGATGCCTCTTTACCATATGGCACTTGGGTTTTCCAATCTTGTAAATTACAGCTCCAAGGACTACAATACTGCGGAATCGAATAAGCTCATAGTTGATTCTATGAAAAAATACCCGGAGATGGTTTCAGGTGAAGGCAGACTGGATTTGAGCCTGGCAATGGCCTCGAAGAATAATATATTAGCAAAGGCAGGAGGGGAAGCTTTGTCCTGTTCCGGGATTTTAAGTAAAGGATTGGGGATGGCGGTCAAAATCGCTGATGGGGGTCAAAGGGCAATTGGTCCAGCAGTAATCGAAACCTTGAGCCAGACGGGATTATTGAGTAGAAAACAAATCGGAAGGATGAACAAATTCTCCTATCCGATCATCAAGAATTTCAGGGGAGATGAGGTGGGATTTGTTAGAGCAGAATTCAGACTTAGAAAACTATGA
- a CDS encoding HDIG domain-containing protein, producing MKKEILKILPEIRKIKNLELREKVIFTWEEGIRLGGWDMEDLKKIPFTLLISDSRVNLVEHTRAVTNTALRVAEVVSRAYGNSVKIDKDVLIAGGVLHDVGKLLEYAKVKGKITKSIKGKFLRHPFSGAALAYKCGVPDEVLHLIAAHSHEGDQGFRSIEAIIIHHADFINFEVLGGKT from the coding sequence ATGAAAAAAGAAATCTTAAAAATCCTGCCGGAGATCAGAAAGATTAAGAACCTGGAGCTGAGGGAAAAAGTTATCTTTACCTGGGAAGAGGGGATAAGGTTGGGTGGCTGGGATATGGAGGATTTGAAGAAAATACCTTTCACCCTGTTAATTTCTGATTCCAGAGTGAATTTGGTAGAACACACTCGTGCAGTTACAAATACCGCTCTGAGGGTGGCTGAAGTGGTTTCAAGAGCTTATGGGAATTCAGTCAAGATCGACAAGGATGTTTTGATTGCAGGTGGGGTTCTGCACGATGTGGGGAAATTGCTGGAATATGCCAAAGTCAAGGGAAAGATAACAAAGAGCATTAAAGGAAAATTTCTGAGACATCCCTTTTCAGGCGCCGCGTTAGCCTATAAATGCGGAGTTCCGGATGAAGTCCTGCATTTAATTGCTGCCCATTCGCATGAAGGGGACCAGGGTTTTCGCTCCATAGAAGCTATAATAATCCATCATGCGGACTTCATAAATTTTGAAGTCCTGGGCGGAAAGACATAG
- a CDS encoding tetratricopeptide repeat protein, whose product MSWIKEKFEKKENYLPLLIFILAFGIRFIYLLGIRRLPLFDFPFADALFNLDWAKEIVSGKLWAKAPFFRAPLYPFFLSFLIKVFGEDLYVLRIVQMLFGSFSCVLIYFTSRRIFNSQVALLSAIFACLYAPLIYFDLEFLDTFFIIFLDLLLIYLLLINQKKPSSFKLLLSGVFLGLSAITRPNILLFAVLVPLGLIFYFRKEISPKKIFTFILFFAIGVFLVILPITLVNYFAGKDSVLISWQGGINFYLGNNSQASGYKAVAPGIRTTWYGIYYDGITLAEKLSGKELKLSQTSDFWFKQGFDFILKEPFVALKLYLKKIALYLGGYEISENPNIYFFWSDPRNLLRPLLWKRFISFPGGILLPLAWLGILLALKEWKKLSLVLGFILTYMLSVILFFVNTRFRIPVIPFLLIFSAFAILKIFEQKEIKKKITFIFVSILFIILGNIDLTSQMAPVYEAQFHYILGNAYLKENSFQKAEEEFTKSIQISEEQPRGFTGLGVIRYMQGNYPEAESLLKKALQVDSTEVFAYRYLGDIYARRGEYLKALQEYQIALNLNPEYGEAYFGAGYVYANLGELKKAIEMWEKSLLYSPDLPGTRQNLERARRLLEKSK is encoded by the coding sequence ATGAGCTGGATTAAAGAGAAGTTTGAAAAAAAGGAGAATTATTTACCTCTCCTTATTTTTATTTTAGCTTTCGGGATAAGATTCATCTACCTCCTGGGCATAAGAAGGCTTCCTCTTTTCGATTTCCCTTTTGCTGATGCCCTTTTCAATTTAGATTGGGCAAAAGAGATAGTCTCAGGAAAGCTCTGGGCTAAAGCTCCTTTTTTCAGAGCACCTCTTTATCCTTTCTTTTTATCTTTTCTTATAAAGGTCTTTGGGGAAGACCTTTATGTTCTGAGAATCGTTCAGATGTTATTTGGCTCTTTTAGCTGTGTTTTAATCTACTTTACAAGCCGCAGGATTTTTAATTCACAAGTAGCCTTGCTCTCAGCCATTTTCGCCTGCCTCTATGCTCCTTTAATTTACTTTGACCTGGAGTTTCTGGACACTTTCTTCATAATCTTTCTGGACCTTCTTTTAATCTATCTCCTGCTGATCAATCAGAAGAAACCATCGTCTTTCAAATTGCTTCTTAGCGGAGTTTTCTTGGGGCTTTCTGCAATCACTCGTCCCAATATTTTGCTATTTGCCGTTTTAGTTCCTTTAGGGCTAATTTTTTATTTCCGAAAAGAAATAAGTCCGAAAAAAATATTCACTTTCATCCTCTTCTTCGCGATAGGCGTTTTCCTGGTTATCTTGCCAATAACCCTGGTCAACTATTTTGCAGGTAAAGATTCAGTTTTGATCTCCTGGCAGGGAGGGATAAACTTCTATTTAGGGAATAATTCCCAGGCATCCGGTTATAAGGCCGTTGCGCCCGGGATCAGGACTACCTGGTACGGCATATACTACGACGGCATAACCCTGGCAGAAAAGTTGTCGGGCAAAGAACTCAAATTATCACAGACTTCTGATTTCTGGTTTAAACAGGGATTTGATTTTATTTTAAAGGAACCTTTTGTTGCCTTAAAGCTCTATTTGAAAAAAATAGCTCTCTACCTGGGTGGATATGAAATCTCCGAAAATCCCAATATCTATTTCTTCTGGTCTGATCCGAGAAATCTCTTAAGACCTTTACTGTGGAAAAGATTTATTTCTTTTCCTGGAGGGATACTCTTACCTTTAGCCTGGCTGGGGATTTTATTAGCCCTTAAAGAATGGAAAAAGCTCTCCCTGGTTCTTGGATTTATCCTAACCTACATGCTCTCAGTCATTCTTTTCTTTGTTAATACCAGATTTCGTATTCCGGTAATCCCTTTTCTACTGATTTTTTCTGCTTTTGCTATTTTGAAAATATTCGAGCAGAAAGAAATCAAGAAAAAGATTACTTTTATATTCGTCAGCATCCTCTTTATTATTCTTGGAAACATCGACCTGACCAGTCAGATGGCTCCAGTGTATGAAGCCCAGTTTCACTATATTCTCGGGAATGCCTATTTAAAGGAAAACTCTTTTCAAAAAGCAGAAGAAGAGTTCACAAAATCAATTCAGATCTCAGAAGAGCAGCCCAGGGGTTTCACCGGTTTAGGGGTTATCCGGTATATGCAGGGGAATTATCCTGAGGCAGAAAGTCTATTGAAAAAAGCTCTGCAGGTTGATTCAACCGAGGTATTTGCCTATCGCTATCTGGGGGATATCTATGCCAGAAGAGGAGAATATCTAAAAGCTCTGCAAGAATACCAGATAGCTTTAAACTTAAATCCCGAATATGGTGAGGCATATTTCGGCGCAGGATATGTCTACGCTAATTTAGGGGAATTGAAAAAAGCTATTGAAATGTGGGAGAAAAGTTTATTATATTCTCCTGATTTGCCCGGAACCAGACAGAATCTGGAAAGGGCGAGAAGACTGTTAGAAAAAAGCAAGTAG
- a CDS encoding TrpB-like pyridoxal phosphate-dependent enzyme: MSSVNRKMKRRQITLTTDELPKRWYNILPDLPEPLPPPKDPETGESRLKALPEILLAECLKQEFSTERWIDIPDELLSIYQQAGRPRPLFRALNLEKRLGTPAKMYYKSEFYSPTGSHKVNTALAQAFYAREQGFARLATETGAGQWGTALAYAASLANLKCTVYWVRAVHDWKNDRRGFMQLFGAEVYASPSNLTEVGRKLYEKDHNHPGSLGIAISEGIEDAKKDKNAIYCLGSVLNHVLMHQTIIGLETQAQFEKIGEYPDLVISCLGGGSNFGGFALPFMGDVLTKGKKIKFIAAQSQAAPNLQGEYKYDFADHGELTPLLKMYTLGHQTSLPPIKGDGLRYHGCSPIISLLRSKGYIDTVAYPQDEKQVFAHARTFIQAEGFLPAPESAYSVACAIDEALQCKQTGEEKVIAFNISGHGFMDIPGYREVLGLK; encoded by the coding sequence ATGAGTTCGGTGAACAGAAAGATGAAAAGAAGACAGATAACGCTCACCACAGATGAATTGCCGAAAAGATGGTATAATATTCTGCCGGATCTACCAGAGCCTCTGCCACCGCCCAAGGATCCCGAGACTGGTGAATCCCGCTTGAAAGCGCTTCCGGAGATACTCTTAGCCGAATGTCTTAAGCAGGAGTTCTCCACCGAGAGATGGATCGATATACCGGATGAGCTTTTAAGCATCTATCAACAGGCTGGCAGGCCCAGGCCTTTGTTCAGGGCATTGAACTTGGAAAAAAGGTTAGGAACACCTGCAAAGATGTATTATAAGAGCGAGTTTTACTCTCCCACAGGAAGCCATAAAGTCAACACTGCATTGGCACAGGCATTTTACGCCAGGGAGCAGGGTTTTGCAAGGCTGGCTACCGAGACCGGAGCAGGTCAGTGGGGAACTGCCTTAGCTTACGCTGCCAGCTTAGCTAATTTGAAATGCACAGTTTATTGGGTGAGAGCCGTGCATGACTGGAAAAATGACCGTCGTGGATTTATGCAGCTCTTTGGAGCGGAGGTATATGCTTCTCCCAGCAACCTGACTGAGGTGGGAAGGAAATTATACGAGAAGGACCATAACCATCCCGGCTCTTTAGGGATTGCTATTTCTGAGGGGATAGAAGATGCCAAGAAAGATAAAAATGCTATTTACTGTTTAGGCTCGGTTCTGAATCACGTGCTGATGCACCAGACCATAATCGGTCTGGAGACCCAGGCTCAGTTTGAAAAAATCGGCGAGTACCCGGATCTGGTTATTTCTTGTTTAGGTGGTGGAAGCAATTTCGGAGGGTTCGCTTTACCCTTTATGGGAGATGTACTGACCAAGGGCAAAAAGATAAAATTCATCGCAGCGCAAAGCCAGGCAGCGCCCAATCTGCAGGGAGAATATAAATACGATTTTGCAGACCACGGAGAACTGACTCCGCTTTTGAAAATGTATACCCTGGGCCATCAGACCAGTTTGCCTCCGATTAAGGGAGATGGCTTAAGATACCACGGCTGTTCACCCATCATAAGTTTGCTCCGAAGTAAAGGGTATATTGATACCGTTGCTTATCCACAGGATGAAAAACAGGTATTTGCCCATGCAAGGACATTCATCCAGGCAGAAGGATTTTTACCAGCACCGGAATCAGCTTACAGCGTTGCCTGCGCCATCGATGAAGCTTTACAGTGCAAACAAACCGGTGAAGAAAAAGTCATCGCCTTCAACATAAGCGGGCACGGGTTTATGGATATTCCGGGATACCGAGAGGTTTTAGGATTAAAATAA
- a CDS encoding M48 family metallopeptidase, with amino-acid sequence MVRKTILLVLTGLLLLNICQGLAFAQEKGEATAQSQIQDEQQKKDRLDQAIKYQKAKNIFFFVDQGYSILALILFLFLGLSAFFRRQIERITKKRFWVVFFYALVFIILAFIAGLPSGYYGFHLEQKYQLSNQNFFQWFGEQLKGLLVMFIIGVIVIEGVYLALKKAPRTWWIYVSVVFVFFTVLLINLAPVLIMPLFNVYTPLPQGEIRDKLIALSEKAGVKVEGIYEMDMSKQTKKANAMFTGIGNTKRIVLGDNLVKEYTPDEIEVVIAHEMGHNILRHIWKIIALMSFVSAIGFLIIHLTMGKIINKYKARLKIEGPADIASLPLFMLIFVVFSLITLPVSPTYSRYLEHQTDKYALELTCKPDAFISAMNKLAYQNLSDPNPSPVIEFLLYDHPPASKRIKFAETYIK; translated from the coding sequence ATGGTCAGGAAAACAATTTTACTAGTACTAACCGGTTTGCTCCTGCTAAATATCTGTCAAGGATTAGCCTTTGCTCAGGAAAAAGGAGAGGCAACAGCACAATCTCAAATTCAGGATGAGCAACAGAAAAAAGATAGGTTAGACCAGGCGATTAAATATCAGAAAGCTAAGAATATCTTTTTTTTCGTTGACCAGGGATATTCGATTTTAGCTTTGATTCTATTTCTGTTCCTCGGACTTTCTGCATTCTTCAGACGTCAGATCGAGAGGATAACCAAGAAGCGGTTCTGGGTAGTTTTCTTTTATGCACTGGTTTTCATTATCTTAGCCTTTATAGCTGGTTTGCCCTCAGGGTATTATGGTTTTCATCTGGAGCAGAAATATCAGCTTTCCAATCAGAACTTTTTTCAGTGGTTCGGAGAGCAACTCAAGGGGCTTCTGGTTATGTTCATTATCGGAGTAATTGTGATTGAAGGGGTGTATTTAGCTCTGAAGAAAGCTCCCAGAACCTGGTGGATTTACGTTTCTGTTGTCTTCGTCTTCTTCACGGTTCTACTGATTAATTTGGCGCCGGTTCTGATTATGCCCCTTTTCAATGTTTATACTCCTTTGCCTCAGGGTGAGATAAGGGATAAATTAATCGCTTTGTCAGAAAAAGCAGGTGTCAAAGTCGAGGGGATTTATGAGATGGATATGAGCAAGCAGACCAAAAAGGCGAATGCGATGTTCACCGGCATAGGAAATACCAAGAGGATTGTTCTGGGTGACAATCTGGTCAAGGAATATACCCCGGATGAGATCGAAGTGGTGATTGCCCATGAGATGGGACATAATATTTTGCGCCATATCTGGAAAATAATTGCCCTGATGTCTTTTGTCTCTGCAATTGGATTTTTGATTATTCATTTAACAATGGGGAAAATCATCAACAAGTATAAAGCTCGGCTGAAAATCGAAGGACCTGCAGACATTGCGAGCCTGCCCTTGTTTATGCTGATTTTTGTGGTGTTCAGTCTGATAACTTTGCCGGTTTCGCCTACCTATTCACGCTATCTGGAGCATCAAACTGATAAATACGCTCTGGAATTGACATGTAAACCTGATGCTTTTATCTCAGCTATGAATAAGCTGGCATATCAAAACCTGTCTGACCCGAACCCTTCACCGGTGATTGAGTTTTTGCTGTATGACCATCCGCCGGCTTCTAAAAGAATAAAGTTCGCGGAGACGTATATAAAATAA
- a CDS encoding aconitase/3-isopropylmalate dehydratase large subunit family protein, with product MSGKTIIEKILSRASGKDVYANERVWAEVDLAVVRDFGGPNVVLEFDEFTNKGKVKDPDKIAMTFDYQAPAKDLKVAQNQAMCRDFAKRQGIKNLFDVNWGIGQHVLLEQGMIKPGSVVVGTDSHMNLLGAVGSFSSGGGTTDIVAAWYSGKLWFRVPETIKVIFKGKYKEPASAKDLTLKFVKTVGMDRPNYKSLEFTGKPVDKLSLAGRLTLGSMVTEVNGKICFIEPSGEALNFLKERIKDKFEVVKSDRDAKYLEEVEVDVNDLTPQIACPHSPDNVVSVEEVEGRPFNEGFIGSCTNGRFEDFEVAARILKKAGKIHPEVRLVIVPATREVARQMLKSGLYEIFMDLGAMIANPGCSLCTAGHHGVLGKGDVLLSTSNRNFPGKLGKGAEVYLCSPATVAASAVEGKITDPRKYS from the coding sequence ATGTCAGGTAAAACGATTATTGAAAAAATATTATCCAGAGCTTCAGGCAAAGATGTTTATGCGAATGAGCGGGTCTGGGCGGAGGTGGATTTGGCAGTGGTGAGGGATTTTGGTGGTCCGAATGTGGTCCTGGAGTTTGATGAGTTTACTAATAAGGGAAAGGTTAAGGACCCGGACAAAATCGCTATGACTTTTGATTATCAGGCACCGGCTAAGGATTTGAAAGTTGCCCAGAATCAGGCTATGTGCCGGGATTTTGCTAAAAGGCAGGGGATTAAAAACCTTTTTGATGTGAACTGGGGGATAGGTCAGCACGTTCTATTGGAGCAAGGGATGATCAAACCAGGCTCAGTTGTGGTGGGAACTGACAGCCATATGAACCTTTTAGGTGCAGTAGGTTCTTTTTCCTCTGGTGGCGGGACAACTGATATTGTTGCAGCATGGTATTCGGGAAAGCTCTGGTTCAGAGTACCTGAGACGATTAAGGTTATCTTCAAAGGGAAATACAAAGAGCCAGCTTCTGCCAAGGATTTGACTTTAAAATTTGTGAAGACGGTCGGGATGGATAGACCTAATTACAAATCTTTAGAATTCACAGGTAAACCGGTCGATAAGCTTTCCTTAGCAGGGAGATTGACTTTAGGGAGTATGGTGACAGAAGTGAATGGTAAAATCTGTTTTATAGAGCCTTCAGGTGAGGCTCTAAATTTTTTGAAAGAAAGGATAAAAGATAAGTTTGAGGTTGTCAAAAGCGATAGGGATGCAAAATACCTGGAAGAGGTCGAAGTCGATGTGAATGACTTGACTCCGCAGATCGCTTGTCCTCATTCTCCGGACAATGTTGTGTCAGTGGAGGAGGTTGAAGGCAGGCCGTTCAATGAAGGATTCATAGGCTCTTGCACCAATGGAAGATTTGAGGATTTTGAGGTTGCAGCCAGGATTTTGAAGAAAGCTGGAAAGATTCACCCAGAGGTCAGATTAGTCATAGTCCCTGCGACCAGAGAAGTTGCCAGGCAGATGCTTAAATCTGGTCTATATGAAATCTTCATGGATTTAGGAGCGATGATTGCCAATCCGGGATGCAGTCTCTGTACAGCCGGGCATCATGGGGTCCTGGGCAAAGGGGATGTTTTGCTCTCCACCTCTAACCGGAATTTCCCGGGTAAATTGGGAAAAGGAGCTGAGGTCTATCTCTGCAGCCCGGCAACTGTTGCCGCATCAGCAGTCGAAGGGAAGATCACGGATCCAAGAAAGTACTCTTAG
- a CDS encoding DUF554 domain-containing protein: protein MKGTLVNTATVIIGSLLGLAVGSRFTEKIKTIVMQALGLCTLLIGIRMALNTENILLVIGSLVLGGIVGELLRIEDGIEKIGDLIKLKVKSESSTFVLGFVTASLVFCVGPMTIVGSIQDGVSGNADTLYAKSMLDGFASIAFASSLGVGVFFSSLTVLIFQGALTLLGRQLTFLLEPRILNELIATGGLIILGIGFYLLDIKRIKIGNFLPSLVFAVILALIFK from the coding sequence ATGAAAGGAACATTAGTTAATACAGCAACAGTGATAATTGGAAGTCTATTAGGACTGGCAGTTGGCAGCAGGTTTACCGAAAAGATCAAGACGATTGTGATGCAGGCTCTAGGTTTGTGTACTCTTCTGATCGGAATTAGGATGGCTTTGAATACTGAAAATATTTTGCTGGTCATAGGAAGTCTGGTCTTAGGTGGAATCGTAGGCGAACTCCTAAGAATCGAGGACGGGATAGAGAAAATCGGTGATTTGATAAAACTTAAGGTTAAATCCGAATCCAGTACTTTCGTTCTGGGTTTTGTAACTGCGAGTTTAGTCTTCTGCGTAGGACCGATGACCATCGTGGGATCAATTCAGGATGGTGTTTCCGGCAATGCGGACACTCTTTATGCCAAGTCGATGTTAGATGGTTTTGCCTCGATTGCTTTTGCCTCCAGCTTAGGGGTTGGGGTATTTTTCTCTTCTTTGACCGTATTGATTTTTCAAGGAGCATTGACCCTGTTGGGCAGGCAGCTGACATTTTTACTTGAGCCTCGTATATTGAATGAGCTTATTGCCACAGGCGGACTAATTATTTTGGGAATCGGGTTTTATTTATTGGATATAAAAAGAATAAAAATCGGGAATTTTCTGCCGTCTTTAGTGTTTGCGGTTATTCTGGCACTGATTTTTAAATAG
- a CDS encoding class II fructose-bisphosphate aldolase translates to MVVTTEIKLLDLRPDYIKEKLGSKSKVCLLNSHDIFRAIRDEKVIIMACNTRIRHVIPGIMRAAEELDSIVIFELAKSEGNPDGGYTGMTPEMFFDTVIDYAEKTGFSKPFSIHGDHITTKNASKEEIESSRKLIEAELKAGYTSFAIDSSFNELEDNILITTQLAQPIVELGLGLEVEVGEVKSAGQEAVITTVEEATAFINGLWKNKIKPDLLAINNGSKHGNYLEGEKIFIDLERTKEIYDLIKDKGVCIAQHGITGTPMHLVGKFADCGIRKGNVGTEWQNIAHKGLPKDLMEQMKKWAADNKKDIKFATKVFVKDINSISEKYQKIIEQDAYQTACEFIRAFRAEKLASKLKDKLFGV, encoded by the coding sequence ATGGTAGTAACAACTGAAATTAAGCTTCTGGATTTAAGACCGGATTATATCAAAGAAAAATTAGGGAGTAAAAGCAAGGTCTGCCTTTTGAATTCGCATGATATTTTCAGGGCTATCCGGGATGAAAAGGTCATCATTATGGCCTGTAATACCCGGATAAGGCATGTGATCCCTGGAATTATGAGAGCTGCAGAGGAGCTTGATTCAATCGTAATATTTGAGCTGGCTAAATCGGAAGGTAATCCGGATGGAGGGTACACCGGGATGACCCCGGAGATGTTCTTCGATACAGTAATAGACTATGCTGAAAAAACTGGTTTTTCTAAGCCATTCTCTATTCATGGTGATCATATAACCACTAAGAATGCCTCTAAAGAGGAGATAGAATCATCCAGAAAACTGATAGAAGCTGAGCTTAAGGCAGGGTACACATCATTTGCCATTGATTCCTCTTTTAACGAGTTAGAAGACAATATCCTCATAACCACTCAACTTGCTCAGCCCATAGTCGAATTAGGCTTGGGGTTGGAAGTTGAAGTGGGTGAGGTGAAATCTGCTGGACAGGAGGCGGTGATTACTACAGTAGAAGAAGCAACCGCTTTTATTAACGGGCTATGGAAAAATAAGATTAAGCCGGACCTCCTGGCTATAAATAATGGGTCCAAGCATGGGAACTATCTGGAAGGGGAGAAAATCTTTATCGACCTGGAAAGGACTAAGGAAATTTATGACTTGATTAAAGATAAAGGAGTCTGTATTGCCCAGCACGGGATAACCGGGACTCCTATGCATCTGGTGGGGAAATTCGCCGATTGCGGCATTCGCAAGGGGAATGTGGGAACCGAATGGCAGAATATCGCTCATAAAGGTCTCCCTAAGGATTTAATGGAGCAGATGAAAAAATGGGCTGCTGACAATAAGAAGGATATTAAATTTGCCACTAAGGTTTTTGTGAAAGATATTAACTCCATCTCAGAAAAATATCAGAAAATTATTGAACAGGATGCTTATCAAACCGCCTGTGAATTTATCCGTGCCTTTAGAGCAGAAAAACTGGCTTCTAAATTGAAGGATAAACTTTTTGGAGTGTAA